A stretch of DNA from Microbacterium croceum:
GCCGAACCACTCGACGCCGGCGGCGTCCGCCGTCTCGACGACCCACGGCAGCCCGTGCCCGTAGGCGTCGTCCTTGACGACCAGCATGAGCGTCGAGGGTGCGATCCGCTCCCGCACGGCGGCGAGATTCCGGCGGAGCAGGGGCGCGCTGATGCGCAGCTCAGGACGACTCATGCTTCCCACTCCCTGATCGCGTGTGCGCCGGCGACCGTGAGGAGCTCCGCGGCGGACAGTCCGGTCACCTCTGCCCAGTGCGACAGGCTGTGTGCGGCAGGGCCCTCCCCGCCGAAGAAGGTGACTTCCGTACCGACGGGAGCATCCGCGCCCTGGAGATCGACGACGCACACGTCCATGGCGACTCGACCGATGATGGGGCGCTGCTCGCCGTCGATCTCGACGTGCGCACGATTACCGAGAGCTCGCACGATCCCCTGCGCGTATCCGCCCGTGACGAGCGCGACGTTCGTGTCCACCGGGGCACGGTGGGTGTAGCCGTAGGAAACCGCGTCACCGGCGCGCAGGCGCTTGGTGGAGAGCACTTTCCCCGTCAGCCTCATCACGGGACGGACGGGGGCCGACTCTCCCCGTACGGGCAGACCGTACAGCAGGAAGGGGTCGATGTCGGCGACGGCGTCGGTGGATCCGACGATTCCCTCCAGGGCGAGTGCATCGATCTCACCGGCGGAGTCGACCAGCACCCGGCCGGCTCCGGCCGCTGTCACGGCGTGCGCGACGGCGAGGACACCGTGACCCCACGCATCTCGACGAAGATCGGCGACCGTTCCTCCGCGCTGAACAGCGGAATCCGCTGCCGCCGCGAGTGCGGACCGTGAGATCACCGCGTGCGTTCGGGCGCTGGAAGTCGTGTCGGACACGTCTTCCACCCTAGCTTCCGTGCGCTCAGGTTCCCTGCGAAGCCCCCGTAGACTGGAGGGGATCCCCAACCTTCGGAGCACAATGTCACGTCTTTCCCTCGCGCCCCGCATCCGCTATCTGATCGGACGGGCACGTCGCATCGATGTCGGATCGGTCGTGGAGCGCGCCAAAGAGGCCTCCGAGCAGCACCACAAGGCGGTGCCGGCCATCGTCGTCGACATGCTCTGGTCCGCAGCGCGCCACAACGTCGGCTTCCAGGACTACATCGACTACGACTTCGCGATGCTCACGCGCGCTGAGCGTGAGACCTACATGACCCACCCGGTGTCCAACCAGCTCTCGCAGCGCTACGATCACCCGGACTTCCGCTGGATCTTCCAGGACAAGGTGGAGTTCGACAAGCAGTTCTCAGCGCACCTGCACCGCGAGTGGATGGTCGTCGAGGAGGGCAACGCCGATGCCGTGCGTGAGTTCGCACAGCGCCTCGGGACGATCGTAACCAAAGAGCCGGTCGGGCAGGCCGGAACGGGGGTACACCGCTACCACGCGGCCGACGTCGAGGACTGGGACGACTTCCACCGCGGACTCCTCGCTCGCGGCGAGCTGCTGATCGAAGAGGTCATCCGGCAGCACGACGCCCTCGCCGCGGTCTGCCCCGGAACCGTCAACACCACGCGCATCACGGCTTTCTTCGACGGCGAGAAGGCGCACATCCTGGCGATGGCCCAGAAGTTCGGACGCGGCGCCGTCAGCGACCAGATGACCTTCGGCGGCTTCTACACGATGCTCGATGAGAACGGCCGCGCCGTGGGCGCCGGATACGACTCTCATGGCCACGTGCACGAGAAGCACCCCGACACCGGGTTCCCGATCGCCGACTTCCAGCTCCCCTACATGGACGAGGTCCGCGCGTTCATCGATCAGGTCGCCCGCGTCGTCCCGCAGGTGCAGTATGTGGGATGGGACATCGTCGTATCCCCCGACGGCCCGGTGCTGGTCGAGGGCAACTGGGGCGCGGGCGTGTACGAGAACAAGCCGAGCGTCACCGGCATCCGTACAGGGCACAAGCCGCGCTACCGCGAGGTCATCGGCTTCTGACACCGACGAAGAAGGCCCCGGATGATCCGCATCCGGGGCCTTCTTCTCTGCAGTGGACGCGTCAGATCACGCGGACGATGCCGAGAGGCGTCGACTCGAGGCCCTGACCGAGAGGGTTGTCTCCGAGGATCCTGACCAGGCGACGCTCGCCGTCCTTGTCGAGCGTCGATCCGAGGATGTTTCCGCCGAGGTCGTTGATGTCGACCACCGCCACCTCAGCCTGGCCGCCGATCAGCGACTTGAGCCGTGCGGCGACGCCGTCGGGGTCCTTCGGCCCGAGCACGACAGCCTCGTTGTACGGAGGGATGGTGTGTTTGGTCGGGCCGTCGATCGCCCGCGCCTTGTCACCGGCGATGCGGTAGAAGTCACCACGACGACCGAATGCCTTCGTCACAGCCGCGACAGCGGACGCGAACAGGATGCGCGGTGTACCGCACTCTCGCAGCGCCATCTCCATCGTCTCCGGCATTCCGAGCCCGATGCCGTACGGGGTGCGGGTGACGTACTTCGAGAGGAACAGCGCGAGCTTGCGCGGCTTGATCTCGTCGAGGCGGTAGGACCGCCCCTGCGTGATCGCCACGATCTTCTCGGTCACGAACAACAGGTCGCCCGGCTGCACGGCGTCCTTGGCGTACTCCGTGATGATCGCGTCGAGGTCGTCCTCGGGCATGACCACACGGGTGCGCAGCGGGATGCGCGCGTAGCTCTTGCCGTCGACGCTCGCCTCGAGCGCCTTGCCGTCGTTCGCCTGGCTCATTCGAGGTAGTCCCGCAGGGACTGCGAGCGGCTCGGGTGTCGCAGTTTCGCCATCGTCTTGGACTCGATCTGGCGGATGCGCTCACGCGTGACACCGAACGTGTCGCCGATCTGGTCGAGCGTCTTCGGCTGACCGTCTCCGAGCCCGAAGCGCATGCGGATCACGCCGGCCTCGCGCTCGGAGAGCGAGTCGAGCAGCTGCTCGAGCTGACGCTGCAGCATCGTGAATCCCACCGCGTCGGCGGGGACGACGGCCTCGGTGTCCTCGATGAGGTCACCGAACTCGCTGTCTCCGTCTTCACCGAGCGGGGTGTGCAGCGAGATCGGCTCACGACCGTACTTCTGCACCTCGACGACCTTCTCGGGCGTCATGTCGAGTTCGCGACTGAGCTCTTCCGGCGTGGGTTCGCGACCCAGGTCCTGCAGCATCTGACGCTGGACGCGGGCGAGCTTGTTGATGACCTCGACCATGTGCACCGGGATGCGGATGGTGCGCGCCTGGTCGGCCATCGCGCGGGTGATCGCCTGACGGATCCACCACGTCGCGTAGGTCGAGAACTTGAATCCCTTGGTGTAGTCGAACTTCTCGACCGCACGGATGAGGCCCAGGTTCCCCTCCTGGATGAGGTCGAGGAACTGCATGCCGCGACCCGTGTAGCGCTTCGCGAGCGACACGACGAGACGGAGGTTCGCCCCGAGCAGGTGGCTCTTGGCGCGCTGTCCATCGCGGGCGACCCACTGCAGGTCGAGACCGAGCTGGCCGGCCTTCTCGGCGGCAGTCATCGTCGACAGCTTCTCCTCGGCGAAAAGGCCTGCCTCGATGCGCATCGCGAGCTCGACCTCTTCGGCCGCGTTCAGCAGAGCGACCTTACCGATCTGCTTCAGGTAGTCCTTGACCGGGTCGGCTGTCGCGCCGGTGATCTGTGCGGAGTAGACGGGAACGTCATCCTCGTCGCTCGACGTGATGACGATCGCACCGGTCGGAAGCGGCTCGGTGAACTTCGGCTTGCTGTCTTCGTCTTCTTCGTCGGTCGCCTCGGCGACCGGCGCCTCATCGTCTTCGACGATGTCGTCGGCCTTCTTCTTCTTCGCGGGCGCGCGCTTGGCAGCTGCGCGCTTCGCTGCGCTCAGCGGCGCAGGCTTCTCAGCCGCATCCTTCGTCTCAACGGGTACCTCGGCCGCGGTCTCGTCAGCGGCCTTCTTCGTCGTCCGGGATTTGTTTGTCGTGGCAGGAGTCACGTTTCGCCTTTCACGGGGCTGCGGACCGCCCCGGGACATTTCGGACACTAGTAAGACCCTTGTCAAGTCCGATCCAGAAAAGGAGCGATTGACAACGGGTCAGAGTCCTAGTATCGCACACGTGCGGCGATGCGGGCGCATTCCAGCGAAGTTCCCCGGAATCGAGTCACGCTCTCCCTGGTTTGTCTTCGTCACCGGAAGGCCGGGACGCAAGGTAGCGCTCCAGCTCGGCGGCAAGTTCGTCGGCGCTGGGAAGGTCACGCTCACTGAACCCACCCTCGTCGTACGAGCCATCGTCGGGGTTGCGGCCTGCCATGTACGCGTCGTAGCGGCGCTCCAGGTTGTGCACCATCTGCTGCAGCTCATCGTTGCCGAGCACCTGCTCGTCGACACGCGCGAGGTAGTCGTCGCGACGCTCCTGGACAGCATCGAGCACCAGCACGAGCCCGGTCGAGGCCATCAGACGTTCGGCGGCGGTGATCACGGCGTCGGGGTTCTCGGTCTCCGCGAGATAGTGCGGAACAAGCAGCACGAAACCCACGGCACGTTCGCCGCGCTCGGCGAAGCGGTACTCGAGGAGGTGGCCGGCTGTCGCCGGAACCTGCGTGCGCGGACGCCACACGGAGTGGACCACGGTCAGGTCGCGACGGTTCCCGCTGACGGTGGTGCCGATCGGGCGCGTGTGCGGAACAGGCATCGCGATCGAGTGCACCCAGTTGAGGCCGGAGACCTCGAACTCCTCGGCCAGCTCCAGCACCGTGCTCGCGAACGCGTTCCACGCGAAGTCCGGTTCGTAGCCCGCGAGCAGCAGGAAGGGCTGTCCGAGCGCATCGGTGGCGAGCGACAGTTCGAGCCGCTGCGGGCGGAACTCCGTCAGGTGATCCTGATCGAAGGAGATCACCGGACGACGGGCGCGGTAGTCGAGGAGCACATCGTTGTCGAACACCACGACGGGCTGCGGCGACGTCGTCTCGCGCAGGTGATCGATGAGGCCGGAGACGGCACTGCCCGCGTCGGTGAACCCGGTCAGCAGCACCACCAGGGGCAACCCGCGCGGCACCGCGGGCGCGTTCGCTACTCGTTCATGGATGGGTCCGGAGAAGGGCATATGTCAATGCTACGAGCCGCTCCCCCCACGAGGGTGGGCAGCGTCATGCTGAGAGCGAACACGCGCAGAACCGCTCGCGCCCTGCGCGACGTCGTGATCCCTAGGATGGAAGCATGACGCTTCCCGTGCTCTCGCACACCATCGATCAGTTCCCCGGAAGCGCTGCAGATGCCGCAGTGCTCGTCGTCCCCGACATCTCGGAGTCCGCCTCGGCGCTCGACGGCTATCCGGGTCTCGCCGACATCCTCGCCGGGATCGGCTTCACCGGCTCGGCGTCCACATTCGCTCGCGTGCATGCGCCGGAAGTATCGTCCATCCCCTTCGCTGTCGTCGGCGCGGGATCCTCTCCCACAGCGGTCTCCGTCCGAAACGCCGCCGGAGCAGCCCTGCGGGTCTTCACCGGCTTCGAGACCGTGTCTCTCGCACTCGCGCCGGGCCTCGAGTCATTCGCGGATGCGGCCGCAGAAGGAGCCGTCCTCGGCGGACACCGCTTCGACGGCTATCGCTCGGAAAACGGCAAGAAGCGCGCATCCGCCGTCATCCTGCACGCGCAGCTGGACGACGCGAGCGCAGCGCACGCCCAGGCCATCGGCGACGCGGTCGCACTCATCAAGGACCTCGTGCAGGTCCCGGCCGAGTGGCAGAGCCCCGCGCAGCTGGCACAGAGCGCGGCCGACAGCGTCGCCGATCTGGATGTCACGGTCGAGATCCTGGATGAGATCGCCCTCGCGGAACAGGGCTTCGGTGGAATCCTGGGCGTCGGGCAAGGGTCCGATCGCCCGCCGCGCCTGGTGCGCCTCGACTACTCCCCCGCAGACGCCACGCGCCACATCGCCCTGGTGGGCAAGGGCATCACCTTCGACACCGGTGGACTGTCTCTCAAGCCCGCCGCGTCCATGGTCGGCATGAAGTTCGACATGGCGGGCGCGGCCACCAGCCTCGCCGCGCTGCGCGCCATCGCGACCCTGGGGCTGCCGGTCCGCGTCACGGCATGGCTCTGCATCGCGGACAACATGCCGTCCGGCCGGGCGACGCGACCAGGCGATGTGCTGCGGATGCTCGACGGAACGACTGTCGAGGTGCTCAACACCGATGCGGAAGGCCGCCTCGTGCTCGCCGACGGTCTCGTCGCCGCGAGCCGGGAGCACCCGGACGTGATCATCGACGTCGCCACCCTGACCGGAGCGATCATCCTGGCGCTCGGCCACCGCCACACCGGCGTGATGGGCGATGACGAGACCGTCGCCGAGTTCCTCGCCGCCGCCCACTCAGCCGATGAACTCGCCTGGCACATGCCGCTGCCTGAGTACATGGAAGACAGCCTCGACTCTCCGATCGCCGACCTCATCAACGCCAACATGAGTGATCGCGCGGGAGGCGCCTCCTTCGCCGGGCTCTTCCTCCGACGATTCGTCGGGCGGGTGTCCGACGCGGATGACGCACCGCGCATCCCCTGGGTCCACCTCGACATCGCCGGATCCGGCGAGCACGGCAGCGCACCCTACGGCTTCACCGAGAAAGGCCCCACCGGGGCGATGGTCCGATCGATCGTCGCCTTCGCCCACGCATCCCACACGGAGGCATGACCTATGACCACACACACCTTCGACATCGTCGTCCTCGGCGGCGGCAGCGGCGGATACGCCGCGGCGCTCCGGGCCAGCGAGCTCGGCAATTCCGTCGTCCTGATCGAGAAGGACAAGGTCGGCGGCACCTGCCTGCACCGCGGTTGTATCCCGACGAAGGCGCTGCTGCACGCGGCGGAGGTCGCCGAGCACGTGCGCGATGCCGCATCGGTGGGCGTCACGGCGACGCTCACCGGCATCGACCCGGTAGGAGTCCGCACGTACCGCGAGGGAATCGTCGCGAAGAAGTTCAAGGGCCTCGAGGGGCTGGTCAAGGCACGCGGCATCACCACCGTGGCCGGCACCGGACGCCTCAACGCCGACCGGACGGTGAGCGTCGGCGACGACGTCTACACCGGCACAGACGTCGTGCTGGCGACCGGGTCGTACAGCCGCACGCTC
This window harbors:
- a CDS encoding RNA polymerase sigma factor, with translation MSRGGPQPRERRNVTPATTNKSRTTKKAADETAAEVPVETKDAAEKPAPLSAAKRAAAKRAPAKKKKADDIVEDDEAPVAEATDEEDEDSKPKFTEPLPTGAIVITSSDEDDVPVYSAQITGATADPVKDYLKQIGKVALLNAAEEVELAMRIEAGLFAEEKLSTMTAAEKAGQLGLDLQWVARDGQRAKSHLLGANLRLVVSLAKRYTGRGMQFLDLIQEGNLGLIRAVEKFDYTKGFKFSTYATWWIRQAITRAMADQARTIRIPVHMVEVINKLARVQRQMLQDLGREPTPEELSRELDMTPEKVVEVQKYGREPISLHTPLGEDGDSEFGDLIEDTEAVVPADAVGFTMLQRQLEQLLDSLSEREAGVIRMRFGLGDGQPKTLDQIGDTFGVTRERIRQIESKTMAKLRHPSRSQSLRDYLE
- a CDS encoding coenzyme F420-0:L-glutamate ligase, translated to MSQANDGKALEASVDGKSYARIPLRTRVVMPEDDLDAIITEYAKDAVQPGDLLFVTEKIVAITQGRSYRLDEIKPRKLALFLSKYVTRTPYGIGLGMPETMEMALRECGTPRILFASAVAAVTKAFGRRGDFYRIAGDKARAIDGPTKHTIPPYNEAVVLGPKDPDGVAARLKSLIGGQAEVAVVDINDLGGNILGSTLDKDGERRLVRILGDNPLGQGLESTPLGIVRVI
- a CDS encoding alanine racemase: MSDTTSSARTHAVISRSALAAAADSAVQRGGTVADLRRDAWGHGVLAVAHAVTAAGAGRVLVDSAGEIDALALEGIVGSTDAVADIDPFLLYGLPVRGESAPVRPVMRLTGKVLSTKRLRAGDAVSYGYTHRAPVDTNVALVTGGYAQGIVRALGNRAHVEIDGEQRPIIGRVAMDVCVVDLQGADAPVGTEVTFFGGEGPAAHSLSHWAEVTGLSAAELLTVAGAHAIREWEA
- a CDS encoding sugar-transfer associated ATP-grasp domain-containing protein translates to MSRLSLAPRIRYLIGRARRIDVGSVVERAKEASEQHHKAVPAIVVDMLWSAARHNVGFQDYIDYDFAMLTRAERETYMTHPVSNQLSQRYDHPDFRWIFQDKVEFDKQFSAHLHREWMVVEEGNADAVREFAQRLGTIVTKEPVGQAGTGVHRYHAADVEDWDDFHRGLLARGELLIEEVIRQHDALAAVCPGTVNTTRITAFFDGEKAHILAMAQKFGRGAVSDQMTFGGFYTMLDENGRAVGAGYDSHGHVHEKHPDTGFPIADFQLPYMDEVRAFIDQVARVVPQVQYVGWDIVVSPDGPVLVEGNWGAGVYENKPSVTGIRTGHKPRYREVIGF
- a CDS encoding leucyl aminopeptidase — translated: MTLPVLSHTIDQFPGSAADAAVLVVPDISESASALDGYPGLADILAGIGFTGSASTFARVHAPEVSSIPFAVVGAGSSPTAVSVRNAAGAALRVFTGFETVSLALAPGLESFADAAAEGAVLGGHRFDGYRSENGKKRASAVILHAQLDDASAAHAQAIGDAVALIKDLVQVPAEWQSPAQLAQSAADSVADLDVTVEILDEIALAEQGFGGILGVGQGSDRPPRLVRLDYSPADATRHIALVGKGITFDTGGLSLKPAASMVGMKFDMAGAATSLAALRAIATLGLPVRVTAWLCIADNMPSGRATRPGDVLRMLDGTTVEVLNTDAEGRLVLADGLVAASREHPDVIIDVATLTGAIILALGHRHTGVMGDDETVAEFLAAAHSADELAWHMPLPEYMEDSLDSPIADLINANMSDRAGGASFAGLFLRRFVGRVSDADDAPRIPWVHLDIAGSGEHGSAPYGFTEKGPTGAMVRSIVAFAHASHTEA
- a CDS encoding PAC2 family protein, which codes for MPFSGPIHERVANAPAVPRGLPLVVLLTGFTDAGSAVSGLIDHLRETTSPQPVVVFDNDVLLDYRARRPVISFDQDHLTEFRPQRLELSLATDALGQPFLLLAGYEPDFAWNAFASTVLELAEEFEVSGLNWVHSIAMPVPHTRPIGTTVSGNRRDLTVVHSVWRPRTQVPATAGHLLEYRFAERGERAVGFVLLVPHYLAETENPDAVITAAERLMASTGLVLVLDAVQERRDDYLARVDEQVLGNDELQQMVHNLERRYDAYMAGRNPDDGSYDEGGFSERDLPSADELAAELERYLASRPSGDEDKPGRA